One Luteolibacter flavescens genomic region harbors:
- a CDS encoding right-handed parallel beta-helix repeat-containing protein: protein MDPATGSMSNDGSSGKPWSTLEAVFSANKKFAAGDEILLYSGYHGAPNIKGDNSAVVFIRPAAGATPRLRNLSVNSASRWDISGLDICPENSAAGTTYTDRNGLVYVAGSSSRITLRDCDIRGADSIAGWGLSDWDDKVGRAFRSDAPYTVLADSRISNCQFALSIQKPAKFSSFTGNTIRNFSHDAIVALADDCLYEGNTVTEAYVNNDDHSGSQHDDFFQSWSTTEGVSGTGTGTVYRVTVRGNKFISATGSSGSHRTDPHGLGLFDGYFEGWVIENNLVVTDHYHGISVYGAINCRIVNNTVVENPFSGPHDGMKPWIKIEKHKTRTTPASGNVIRNNISASAIQAVSGSSTLSHNLTTTSYSTHFTDHAALDFSLKSTSPAKDAGSTTDAPATDITGFARTAPYDLGAYEFRSSSGGTTPGITYAEWLVANNLPVDGSGLGAKTANPSGDGVVNEMKFALGIPVTAQLHGGRITTGTAVVSSQRYLTLTFAVPEPAPEGASYSVKAGANLSTWSSSAVIETSNTVAGGLRTRTYRDTVAMGGGGKRFIRLEATAP, encoded by the coding sequence GTGGATCCCGCCACGGGCAGCATGTCGAATGACGGCAGCTCCGGGAAACCATGGAGCACCCTTGAGGCGGTATTCTCAGCGAACAAGAAGTTCGCGGCAGGGGACGAGATTCTCCTCTATTCCGGATATCACGGCGCGCCGAATATCAAGGGCGACAATTCCGCCGTGGTATTTATCCGTCCCGCAGCCGGTGCCACACCCAGGCTGCGAAATCTCTCGGTGAATTCCGCCTCGCGTTGGGACATTTCGGGGCTCGATATCTGTCCGGAAAATTCCGCCGCCGGGACGACCTACACGGATCGTAACGGCCTCGTGTATGTGGCTGGCAGTTCCAGCCGGATCACGCTGAGGGATTGCGATATCCGTGGAGCGGACAGCATTGCGGGGTGGGGACTGTCGGACTGGGATGACAAGGTCGGCCGGGCATTCCGGAGCGACGCTCCTTACACGGTGCTGGCCGATTCGCGGATCTCCAATTGCCAGTTCGCACTATCGATCCAGAAGCCCGCGAAGTTCTCCAGCTTCACGGGAAACACGATCCGGAACTTTTCCCACGATGCGATCGTGGCACTCGCCGACGACTGTCTATACGAAGGCAATACGGTCACGGAGGCCTATGTGAACAACGATGATCACTCCGGCAGCCAGCACGATGACTTTTTCCAAAGCTGGTCCACGACGGAAGGTGTCAGTGGGACAGGGACGGGCACGGTGTATCGCGTCACGGTGCGCGGGAACAAGTTCATCAGCGCGACGGGTTCATCCGGCAGCCATCGCACGGACCCTCACGGACTGGGACTCTTCGACGGATATTTCGAGGGCTGGGTCATCGAGAACAATCTGGTCGTGACCGACCACTATCACGGGATTTCGGTTTACGGGGCGATCAATTGCCGGATCGTGAACAACACGGTCGTGGAGAATCCATTCAGTGGTCCCCATGACGGGATGAAGCCGTGGATCAAGATCGAGAAACACAAGACCCGCACCACACCCGCCTCCGGAAATGTGATCCGGAACAACATCAGCGCCAGCGCCATCCAAGCCGTGAGCGGCAGCTCCACCTTGTCTCATAACCTCACGACCACCTCTTACTCCACGCATTTCACGGACCACGCCGCCTTGGATTTCTCGCTCAAATCCACCTCGCCCGCAAAGGACGCAGGCAGCACGACGGACGCGCCTGCCACGGACATCACGGGCTTCGCAAGGACCGCTCCTTACGACCTCGGGGCCTACGAGTTTCGCTCGTCGAGCGGTGGGACGACTCCCGGGATCACCTATGCGGAGTGGCTTGTCGCGAACAACCTGCCGGTGGATGGCAGCGGCCTGGGGGCGAAGACGGCGAACCCATCCGGAGATGGCGTGGTCAATGAGATGAAGTTTGCACTCGGCATCCCGGTGACCGCGCAGCTCCATGGAGGCCGGATCACGACGGGCACTGCGGTGGTTTCCAGCCAACGCTATCTCACGCTCACCTTTGCGGTCCCGGAGCCTGCGCCGGAGGGTGCCAGCTACTCGGTGAAGGCTGGCGCGAATCTGTCCACCTGGTCTTCCAGCGCCGTCATCGAGACGTCGAATACGGTCGCCGGGGGGCTGCGGACCCGGACCTACCGGGACACCGTGGCCATGGGCGGCGGCGGGAAGCGATTTATTCGCCTTGAAGCCACCGCCCCGTAA
- a CDS encoding serine hydrolase domain-containing protein, translating to MNRRNCLKRLAVTLPTLALPTGWAETIERSGKEAADIGIIAKKFMTEHSVPGLSVAFAHRERLVFSAAYGLADEAKGEKLTSNHTFRIASVSKPITAVAIFALIEQGKLKLGDKVFGEGGLLAVKSLDKLPPKVSDVTVQHLLTHTAGGWGNERADPMFQHPELRHSDLIARTLQDHPLEHDPGTSYSYSNFGYCLLGRIIEEVTGKGYEEHVQQAVLDRCGIRTMRIAGNTLADRAPGEVVYHGRGGEDPYGMNVRRMDAHGGWLGRPEDLVKFLIRVDTRVEVPDILKEPSLKQMFQASAANPGYACGWAVNAAPNRWHAGSLPGTTTIAVTTASGMSWAGFTNARGPDINAALDRMMWEMAKAVPAWNA from the coding sequence ATGAATCGCCGCAACTGCCTGAAACGACTGGCTGTCACCCTCCCCACCTTGGCATTGCCGACCGGATGGGCCGAGACAATCGAGCGGTCGGGGAAAGAGGCGGCGGACATCGGAATCATCGCGAAGAAATTCATGACCGAGCATTCCGTTCCCGGTCTGTCCGTGGCATTCGCCCATCGGGAGAGGCTCGTATTCAGCGCTGCCTATGGCCTCGCGGACGAGGCGAAGGGCGAAAAGCTCACAAGCAATCACACCTTCCGGATCGCGAGCGTCTCGAAACCGATCACCGCCGTGGCAATCTTTGCATTGATCGAACAAGGAAAGCTGAAGCTTGGCGACAAGGTCTTCGGCGAAGGCGGACTGCTCGCGGTGAAGAGCCTCGATAAACTCCCGCCCAAAGTGAGCGACGTAACCGTCCAGCACCTGCTCACGCACACTGCCGGAGGCTGGGGAAACGAGCGTGCCGATCCGATGTTTCAGCATCCGGAACTCCGTCACTCCGACCTAATCGCCCGCACCTTGCAGGATCATCCGCTGGAGCACGATCCCGGCACAAGCTACTCCTACTCGAATTTCGGCTACTGCCTGCTCGGGCGCATCATCGAAGAAGTGACCGGCAAGGGCTACGAGGAGCACGTGCAACAAGCCGTGCTCGATCGCTGCGGCATCCGCACCATGAGGATCGCGGGTAATACCCTGGCGGATCGAGCCCCCGGAGAGGTGGTTTACCATGGCCGCGGCGGCGAAGATCCTTATGGCATGAATGTCCGCCGCATGGACGCCCACGGCGGCTGGCTCGGCAGACCGGAGGATCTGGTGAAATTCCTGATCCGGGTCGATACCCGCGTCGAAGTTCCGGACATCCTCAAGGAGCCGTCCTTGAAGCAGATGTTCCAAGCCTCGGCGGCGAATCCCGGCTACGCCTGCGGATGGGCGGTGAATGCCGCGCCGAATCGCTGGCATGCAGGCAGCCTGCCCGGCACGACGACCATCGCCGTGACCACGGCGAGCGGGATGAGCTGGGCCGGCTTCACTAATGCCCGTGGACCTGACATCAATGCGGCGCTGGACCGCATGATGTGGGAAATGGCGAAGGCAGTCCCCGCATGGAACGCGTGA
- the tpiA gene encoding triose-phosphate isomerase, protein MIRKPIFAANWKMNLGPSETEDFAKSFLSKVQNRTFPCDIVIAPPFVSLAKAAEILGNVSSIALAAQNCSQFDSGAYTGEISGMMLKEFFVHYVILGHSERRAIYGETDEVINVKVRKARELNLRPIFCIGETLEERKAGQLEKVLRTQVSLGLKGLSERDLLDTVIAYEPVWAIGTGVTATAEQAQEAHAFVRSLVAEQFGNDSAAKIRIQYGGSVKPGNAAELMACPDIDGALIGGASLEPQSFLDIIEKGAP, encoded by the coding sequence ATGATCCGTAAGCCCATCTTTGCCGCAAACTGGAAGATGAACCTTGGTCCGTCCGAGACCGAGGACTTCGCCAAGAGCTTCCTGTCGAAGGTCCAGAACCGGACTTTCCCCTGCGACATCGTCATCGCGCCGCCCTTCGTCTCGCTGGCCAAGGCCGCCGAGATCCTCGGCAATGTCTCCAGCATCGCGCTGGCCGCGCAGAATTGCTCGCAATTCGACTCCGGAGCCTACACCGGCGAGATCAGCGGGATGATGCTGAAGGAATTCTTCGTCCACTACGTGATCCTCGGCCACAGCGAGCGTCGCGCGATCTATGGCGAGACCGATGAGGTCATCAACGTCAAGGTCCGCAAGGCCCGCGAGCTGAATCTCCGCCCGATCTTCTGCATCGGCGAGACGCTCGAGGAGCGGAAGGCCGGCCAGCTCGAGAAGGTGCTCCGCACCCAGGTGAGCCTCGGCCTGAAGGGTCTCAGTGAGCGCGACCTGCTCGACACGGTCATCGCTTATGAGCCCGTCTGGGCCATCGGCACCGGCGTCACCGCCACTGCCGAGCAGGCGCAAGAGGCACACGCCTTCGTCCGCTCGCTCGTCGCCGAGCAATTCGGCAACGACTCCGCGGCCAAGATCCGCATCCAGTACGGTGGCTCCGTGAAGCCCGGCAACGCCGCCGAGCTGATGGCCTGCCCGGACATCGACGGAGCGCTCATCGGCGGTGCCTCGCTGGAGCCGCAGAGCTTCCTCGACATCATCGAGAAAGGCGCTCCCTGA
- a CDS encoding phosphoglycerate kinase, protein MAKLSIRDLDVNGKEVLMRVDFNVPLEGGVITDDTRIQGAVPSIQHLLKGGAKLVLCSHLGRPKGGPEPKFSLAPAAARLGELIGQEVKLAPDCVGDEVAALRAALQPGQVLLLENTRFYPAEEANEAGFAKDLAGTAEIYVNDAFGTAHRAHASTEGVTHFVSKSAMGLLVERELEYLEGKLENPERPFLVVMGGSKVSDKIQVINRLMEKADAFLIGGAMANTFRKAQGYHTGNSRVEADKLDLALSILATAKEKGVGFLLPADTRITQEFKEGAETKCTAPYENGGETPDGWEGIDIGDVAIGEFVAEVAKAKTIIWNGPMGVFEIDSFGHGTKAVAEAMAANDGVTIVGGGDSVTAVNKYGLDEKMTFISTGGGASLELLEGKVLPGVAALTEA, encoded by the coding sequence ATGGCCAAGCTCTCGATCCGCGACCTCGACGTCAACGGCAAGGAAGTCCTCATGCGTGTGGACTTCAACGTCCCGCTGGAAGGCGGCGTCATCACCGACGATACCCGCATCCAGGGCGCGGTTCCCTCCATCCAGCACCTTCTCAAGGGCGGCGCGAAGCTCGTGCTCTGCTCCCACCTCGGTCGTCCGAAGGGTGGCCCCGAGCCGAAGTTCTCCCTCGCTCCTGCCGCCGCCCGTCTCGGCGAACTCATCGGTCAGGAAGTGAAGCTCGCCCCTGACTGCGTCGGCGATGAAGTGGCCGCCCTCCGCGCCGCACTCCAGCCCGGCCAGGTGCTGCTGCTCGAAAACACCCGCTTTTACCCTGCCGAAGAGGCGAACGAGGCCGGCTTTGCCAAGGACCTCGCCGGCACCGCCGAAATCTACGTGAACGATGCCTTTGGCACCGCCCACCGCGCCCACGCTTCCACGGAAGGCGTGACGCACTTCGTTTCCAAGAGCGCCATGGGCCTCCTCGTCGAGCGCGAGCTGGAATACCTCGAAGGCAAGCTGGAGAACCCGGAGCGTCCCTTCCTCGTCGTCATGGGCGGCTCGAAGGTCTCCGACAAGATCCAGGTGATCAACCGCCTCATGGAAAAGGCCGACGCCTTCCTGATCGGCGGCGCGATGGCCAATACCTTCCGCAAGGCGCAGGGATACCACACCGGCAATAGCCGCGTGGAAGCCGACAAGCTCGACCTCGCCCTCAGCATTCTGGCAACCGCCAAGGAAAAGGGCGTGGGCTTCCTGCTGCCCGCCGACACCCGCATCACCCAGGAATTCAAGGAAGGTGCCGAGACCAAGTGCACCGCTCCCTATGAAAACGGCGGCGAGACCCCGGATGGCTGGGAAGGCATCGACATCGGCGACGTCGCCATCGGCGAGTTCGTGGCCGAGGTCGCCAAGGCCAAGACCATCATCTGGAACGGCCCGATGGGCGTTTTCGAAATCGACAGCTTCGGCCACGGCACGAAGGCCGTCGCGGAAGCCATGGCCGCGAACGATGGCGTGACCATCGTCGGCGGCGGCGACTCCGTGACCGCCGTGAACAAGTACGGTCTCGACGAGAAGATGACCTTCATCTCCACCGGTGGCGGTGCCTCGCTGGAATTGCTTGAAGGCAAGGTGCTTCCCGGCGTAGCTGCCCTAACTGAAGCCTGA
- a CDS encoding SpoIIE family protein phosphatase produces the protein MRLPPLGLRAKIALALAIAALLPLVVGLIALETFGFGHLLATKGRLYESEARALSRSLEMAVESQSGHFWSWIAADPALPDFLSIPRPSLSPEETAAVEKQWPKLSADDPLLREILGNPASLSLSRYAASHPQAAEILVTDTAGRVVAATRKTTDYDQADEEWWTIGRSLREGGMWAEVLHFDASADVFSLDLVLPLHRDHEFLGVAKLVLDVSPLFLGLHAPDDDEQARLEILLPDGHILARTNDKGFESLKEKLEPDALLSMRVGRTGWTLTGKGTIDERMTGFAAIQSPEIDRKLFEPGGYVLYSSPKNAVVAPLRRQVMLIGLAAGLATGACVLAGYALVDRKILQPVAMLSQATRALAETVNLRRDPTLSESEVDSRRRAAKEDLERIESIKTGDEVEELAADFGIMTSRVMRYHRELESEVDAKTALLREELEMAREFQNALLPSGYPDTTLRTDPLRLGFAHFYQPASTVGGDFFDLMELDEHRTGVLIADVMGHGARSALVTAILRAVVRNHVISAGNPGDFLGILNRELHEVIERSQQTLFVTAFFMVLDTREAKVTWAVAGHPAPLRARRSTGNPPQALWSGALKQPALGLVADMVYHTSTSAIRAGDVFLLFTDGVVEAENPGGKEFGMPRLISTFDESLDGPLAAMPAKIVCEVAAYQKRRHHDDDVCVVAVEVLPGVVQEAPARTASLTGSVPSGA, from the coding sequence GTGAGACTTCCGCCCCTCGGACTCCGCGCGAAGATCGCGTTGGCCCTGGCCATCGCCGCGCTGCTGCCGCTGGTGGTGGGGCTTATCGCGTTGGAGACCTTCGGATTCGGGCATCTGCTCGCCACGAAGGGGCGGCTCTATGAGTCCGAGGCGCGGGCCTTGTCGCGCTCGCTTGAGATGGCGGTGGAGTCTCAGTCCGGGCATTTCTGGAGCTGGATCGCCGCGGATCCCGCGCTGCCGGATTTCCTGTCCATCCCGAGGCCTTCGCTTTCGCCTGAGGAAACCGCCGCCGTCGAAAAGCAGTGGCCGAAGCTATCCGCCGATGATCCTTTGCTGCGGGAGATCCTCGGCAATCCGGCATCGCTGAGCCTGTCCCGCTACGCCGCCTCCCATCCGCAGGCCGCGGAGATCCTGGTGACCGATACGGCGGGCCGGGTGGTGGCGGCCACCCGCAAGACGACCGACTACGATCAGGCCGACGAGGAATGGTGGACCATCGGCCGCAGCCTCAGGGAGGGCGGGATGTGGGCGGAGGTGCTGCATTTCGACGCGAGCGCCGATGTCTTCTCGCTCGATCTCGTCCTGCCGCTGCATCGCGATCACGAGTTCCTCGGCGTCGCGAAGCTGGTGCTGGATGTCTCGCCGCTCTTCCTGGGGCTTCATGCACCGGACGATGACGAGCAGGCGCGGCTGGAAATCCTGCTGCCCGACGGGCACATCCTCGCCCGCACGAATGACAAGGGCTTCGAGTCGCTGAAGGAAAAGCTGGAGCCGGACGCGCTGCTCAGCATGCGGGTCGGTCGCACCGGCTGGACGCTCACGGGGAAGGGGACGATCGACGAGCGCATGACCGGCTTCGCGGCAATCCAGTCCCCGGAGATCGATCGCAAGCTCTTCGAGCCCGGCGGCTATGTATTATATTCCTCGCCGAAGAATGCGGTGGTCGCGCCCCTGCGGCGGCAGGTCATGCTCATCGGCCTGGCGGCAGGGCTGGCCACCGGTGCCTGTGTGCTGGCGGGGTATGCGCTGGTGGATCGGAAGATCCTGCAACCGGTGGCGATGCTGAGCCAAGCGACGCGGGCCCTCGCCGAGACGGTGAATCTCCGCCGTGATCCCACCCTTTCCGAAAGCGAGGTGGACTCGAGGCGGCGTGCGGCAAAGGAAGACCTGGAGCGTATCGAATCGATCAAGACGGGCGACGAGGTCGAGGAGTTGGCCGCGGACTTCGGCATCATGACTTCGCGTGTGATGCGCTACCATCGCGAGCTTGAGTCCGAGGTAGATGCAAAGACGGCATTGCTCCGTGAGGAACTGGAAATGGCGCGTGAATTCCAGAATGCCCTGCTGCCTTCCGGCTATCCGGATACGACGCTGCGGACCGATCCCCTGCGGCTCGGCTTCGCGCATTTCTATCAGCCTGCCTCCACGGTCGGCGGTGATTTCTTCGACCTGATGGAGCTGGATGAGCACCGGACCGGCGTGCTCATCGCGGACGTGATGGGGCACGGCGCGCGATCCGCCCTCGTCACGGCTATCCTGCGGGCGGTGGTGCGGAATCATGTGATCTCGGCGGGGAATCCGGGGGACTTCCTCGGCATCCTGAATCGCGAGCTTCATGAAGTGATCGAGCGCAGCCAGCAGACGCTCTTTGTCACTGCCTTCTTCATGGTGCTGGATACCCGCGAGGCAAAGGTGACGTGGGCTGTCGCCGGGCATCCCGCGCCACTCCGCGCCCGCCGCAGCACGGGCAATCCACCGCAGGCGCTGTGGAGCGGTGCGCTGAAGCAACCGGCGCTTGGGCTGGTTGCGGACATGGTCTATCACACCTCGACCTCGGCGATCCGGGCGGGGGACGTGTTCCTGCTTTTCACCGACGGGGTGGTGGAGGCGGAGAATCCGGGCGGGAAGGAATTCGGGATGCCGCGATTGATTTCCACCTTCGACGAGTCGCTCGACGGTCCGTTGGCCGCGATGCCTGCAAAGATCGTATGCGAGGTAGCCGCCTATCAGAAGCGACGCCATCACGATGACGATGTGTGTGTTGTGGCGGTGGAGGTGCTGCCCGGGGTGGTCCAGGAAGCCCCGGCAAGGACGGCCTCTCTGACAGGATCAGTCCCGAGCGGTGCTTGA
- the dprA gene encoding DNA-processing protein DprA encodes MTSLEALVALNQLPKIGPIRVRRLLERFDSAEAILSATKDRLIQVDEIGEQTANILVKWQDHADPVKEIGEVKQRGLSIITPEDAVFPPSLRQAYDAPLLLYVWGKLEERDRHAIGVVGTRRITHYGREATKKLSYQLAHAGFTIISGLARGVDTVAHEGAIAAGGRTVAVLGSGLAQLFPAENLGLAEKIASGHGAVLSEFPLHTPPDKQTFPQRNRIVAAWSEALLVTECPLRSGSLITANLASDYGRQVYAVPGPINAPTSMGCNKLIRDGATLVMDAGDIVEDLGELPFARQSSLPEKDSHAVPELPPEEAKVFSALGEGESGVDRLIERTGLPAQTVSATLMKLEMRRLVRALPGFRYVKR; translated from the coding sequence ATGACCTCCCTTGAAGCCCTCGTCGCGCTCAACCAACTCCCAAAGATCGGCCCGATCCGGGTCCGCCGCCTCCTAGAACGCTTCGACTCCGCCGAGGCCATCCTTTCCGCGACGAAGGACCGGCTGATACAGGTCGATGAAATCGGCGAACAGACGGCAAACATTCTCGTGAAGTGGCAGGACCACGCCGACCCGGTGAAGGAGATCGGCGAGGTGAAGCAACGCGGCCTGTCCATCATCACGCCGGAGGATGCCGTCTTCCCGCCCTCGCTCAGGCAGGCCTACGACGCGCCGCTGCTGCTCTACGTGTGGGGAAAGCTGGAGGAGCGCGACCGCCACGCGATAGGCGTGGTGGGCACCCGGCGCATCACCCACTACGGGCGCGAGGCGACGAAGAAGCTCTCCTACCAGCTCGCACACGCCGGCTTCACCATCATCTCCGGCCTCGCTCGCGGGGTGGACACCGTGGCCCACGAGGGAGCGATCGCAGCAGGCGGACGCACGGTCGCGGTGCTTGGTTCGGGCTTGGCCCAGCTCTTCCCGGCGGAGAATCTGGGACTGGCGGAGAAGATCGCCTCCGGTCACGGCGCGGTGCTCAGTGAATTCCCGCTACACACCCCTCCTGACAAGCAGACCTTCCCTCAGCGGAACCGCATCGTCGCCGCGTGGTCGGAGGCCCTGCTGGTGACGGAGTGCCCGCTGCGCTCCGGCTCGCTGATCACCGCGAATCTCGCCAGCGACTACGGCAGGCAGGTCTATGCCGTGCCCGGGCCGATCAATGCGCCGACCTCCATGGGCTGCAACAAGCTGATCCGCGACGGTGCCACGCTGGTGATGGACGCCGGGGACATCGTCGAGGATCTCGGCGAGCTGCCTTTCGCGCGGCAATCATCGCTTCCGGAAAAGGACAGCCACGCCGTGCCGGAACTCCCTCCCGAGGAGGCCAAGGTCTTCTCCGCGCTCGGCGAGGGCGAATCCGGCGTGGACCGCCTGATCGAGCGCACCGGCCTCCCCGCCCAGACTGTCTCAGCCACGCTGATGAAGCTGGAGATGCGAAGGCTGGTCCGGGCCCTGCCGGGATTCAGGTATGTGAAGCGGTGA
- a CDS encoding DNA topoisomerase III, translated as MGKILIIAEKPSVMTDLSKALAKALGKFEKEGSGRDSWFENDNAIITSAVGHLVELRMPTGPNGKKLPWKFDVLPAIPERFELDPIPDSEARLKQVLKLAKRKDVDQIVNACDAGREGELIFRYIMDIGGIQKPVKRLWMQSMTNQAIIDAWEKLRSDEEMRPLADAAKCRSESDWLVGLNATRALTCFRSRHGGFNITAAGRVQTPTLAILAAREAEIQAFKPSPYYEVHATFGVAAGDYLGKWIDEAFKRNEANPHGRAERIWDQEAAEAVKARCDGKTGTVSEEKKAQSQIAPQLYDLTSLQREAPFTAKGTLAIAQALYEKHKMITYPRTDSRYLPEDYGDTVRETLRDIANSDLGVADYAKAVLDGKQEAGPRFHKSKRVFDSKKVSDHFAIIPTGKFVKLSDTEEKLYDMIVKRFIAVFFPSAEFEQTTRLTRITTGDVTDTFKTEGRVLVKPGWLEVYGRRPGVASGKDELTQVAAGEKAPVKEIEVHHEQTKPPARFNESTLLSAMEGAGKLVDDEALAEAMSERGLGTPATRAAIIEGLIAQKYIVRDGRDLHVTPNGMRLIHILNEMKIAGLTSPTMTGEWEYKLRQMEQGQLQRKAFMQEIEDYTKDIVVRAKSLATEIKNRAFPDLQATCPKCGTEGLKQTDDTYECRTPDCGFKAKKHIAGRALSEDEARELFSKRLVGPLEGFKSKFNKPFDAALELDDKFKINFVFGDKDEPDVELTDDLVVGTAPLADGRQVKVYGTEKAYLIPELKTKKDPDGVRIGKTILQKELPLDQVFKMLAEGKTDLIKGFVSNKTKRGFDAFLTFSTADGKVGFEFPPRAPKAPKAAK; from the coding sequence ATGGGAAAAATCCTCATCATTGCCGAGAAGCCATCCGTCATGACCGACCTGAGCAAGGCTCTGGCCAAGGCTTTGGGGAAGTTTGAAAAGGAGGGATCGGGCCGTGATTCGTGGTTCGAAAATGACAATGCGATCATCACCTCGGCGGTCGGCCACCTCGTCGAGCTGCGCATGCCGACGGGCCCGAATGGCAAGAAGCTGCCTTGGAAATTCGACGTCCTGCCGGCGATCCCGGAACGCTTCGAGCTCGATCCGATCCCGGATTCCGAGGCCCGCCTGAAGCAGGTCCTGAAGCTGGCGAAGCGCAAGGACGTGGACCAGATCGTGAACGCCTGCGACGCCGGCCGCGAGGGGGAACTGATCTTCCGCTACATCATGGACATCGGCGGGATCCAGAAGCCGGTGAAGCGCCTCTGGATGCAGTCGATGACCAACCAGGCAATCATCGACGCCTGGGAAAAACTCCGCTCCGACGAGGAAATGCGCCCGCTGGCCGATGCCGCGAAGTGCCGCTCCGAGTCCGACTGGCTGGTCGGCCTGAATGCGACCCGCGCGCTCACCTGCTTCCGCTCCCGCCACGGCGGCTTCAATATCACCGCCGCCGGTCGCGTGCAGACGCCGACGCTGGCCATTCTCGCCGCCCGCGAGGCGGAGATCCAGGCCTTCAAGCCGAGCCCCTATTATGAAGTGCACGCCACCTTCGGCGTCGCCGCCGGGGACTATCTCGGCAAGTGGATCGACGAGGCATTCAAGCGCAACGAGGCGAACCCGCACGGCCGTGCCGAGCGGATCTGGGATCAGGAGGCAGCCGAGGCGGTCAAGGCGCGTTGCGACGGCAAGACCGGCACCGTCTCCGAGGAAAAGAAGGCGCAGTCGCAGATCGCCCCGCAGCTCTACGACCTCACCTCCCTGCAGCGCGAGGCGCCCTTCACCGCGAAGGGCACGCTGGCCATCGCCCAGGCGCTGTATGAAAAGCATAAGATGATCACCTACCCCCGTACCGACTCCCGCTACCTGCCGGAGGACTACGGGGACACCGTGCGCGAAACCCTGCGCGACATCGCCAACTCCGACCTCGGCGTGGCAGACTACGCCAAGGCGGTGCTCGATGGCAAACAGGAGGCGGGTCCCCGCTTTCACAAGTCGAAGCGCGTCTTCGACTCGAAGAAGGTCTCGGACCACTTTGCCATCATCCCGACCGGCAAGTTCGTGAAGCTCAGCGACACGGAGGAGAAGCTCTACGACATGATCGTGAAGCGCTTCATCGCCGTCTTCTTCCCAAGCGCGGAATTCGAGCAGACGACCCGCCTGACCCGCATCACGACCGGCGACGTCACGGACACCTTCAAGACGGAAGGCCGCGTGCTGGTGAAGCCCGGCTGGCTGGAAGTCTATGGACGCCGCCCGGGCGTGGCCTCCGGCAAGGACGAGCTGACGCAGGTCGCCGCAGGTGAAAAAGCCCCGGTGAAGGAAATCGAGGTCCACCACGAGCAGACCAAGCCCCCGGCGCGCTTCAATGAATCCACCCTGCTCTCCGCCATGGAAGGCGCGGGCAAGCTGGTGGATGACGAGGCACTGGCCGAGGCGATGTCCGAGCGTGGCCTGGGCACACCCGCCACCCGCGCGGCGATCATCGAAGGCCTCATCGCCCAGAAATACATCGTCCGCGACGGCCGCGACCTCCACGTCACGCCGAACGGGATGCGCCTCATCCACATCCTCAATGAGATGAAGATCGCCGGCCTCACCTCCCCCACCATGACCGGCGAGTGGGAGTACAAGCTGCGCCAGATGGAGCAGGGCCAGCTCCAGCGGAAGGCCTTCATGCAGGAGATCGAGGACTACACGAAGGACATCGTGGTCCGCGCGAAATCCCTCGCCACCGAGATCAAGAACCGCGCTTTCCCCGACCTCCAGGCGACCTGCCCGAAGTGCGGAACGGAAGGCCTGAAGCAGACCGACGACACCTACGAGTGCCGGACCCCGGACTGCGGCTTCAAGGCGAAGAAGCACATCGCCGGCCGTGCCCTCTCCGAGGACGAGGCCCGCGAACTCTTCAGCAAGCGCCTGGTGGGCCCTCTGGAGGGCTTCAAGAGCAAGTTCAACAAGCCCTTCGACGCCGCCCTCGAACTGGACGACAAATTCAAGATCAACTTCGTCTTCGGCGACAAGGACGAGCCCGATGTGGAGCTGACCGATGACCTCGTCGTCGGAACCGCCCCCCTCGCCGATGGCCGACAGGTGAAGGTGTACGGCACCGAGAAGGCCTACCTCATCCCCGAGCTGAAAACGAAGAAGGACCCTGACGGCGTCCGCATCGGGAAAACCATTCTCCAGAAGGAGCTGCCGCTCGACCAGGTCTTCAAGATGCTGGCCGAGGGCAAGACCGACCTGATCAAGGGCTTCGTCTCGAACAAAACGAAGCGCGGCTTCGATGCCTTCCTGACTTTCTCCACCGCTGACGGGAAAGTGGGCTTCGAATTCCCGCCCCGCGCCCCGAAGGCACCCAAGGCCGCGAAATAA